Proteins encoded within one genomic window of Episyrphus balteatus chromosome 1, idEpiBalt1.1, whole genome shotgun sequence:
- the LOC129906908 gene encoding probable serine/threonine-protein kinase clkA, with product NNNNNNNNNNNNNNNNNNNNNNNNNNNNNNNNNNNNNNNNNNNNNNNNNNNNNNNNNNNNNNNNNNNNNNNNNNNNNNNNNNNNNNNNNNNNNNNNNNNNNNNNNNNNNNNNNNNNNNNNNNNNNNNNNNNNNNNNNNNNNNNNNNNNNNNNNNNNNNNNNNNNNNNNNNNNNNNNNNNNNNNNNNNNNNNNNNNNNNNNNNNNNNNNNNNNNNNNNNNNNNNNNNNNNNNNNNNNNNNNNNNNNNNNNNNNNNNNNNNNNNNNNNNNNNNNNNNNNNNNNNNNNNNNNNNNNNNNNNNNNNNNNNNNNNNNN from the coding sequence aataataataataataataataataataataataataataataataataataataataataataataataataataataataataataataataataataataataataataataataataataataataataataataataataataataataataataataacaacaataataataataataacaacaacaacaacaacaacaacaacaacaacaacaacaacaacaacaacaacaacaacaacaacaacaacaacaacaacaacaacaacaacaacaacaacaacaacaacaataataataataataataataataataataataataataataataataataataataataataataataataataataataataataataataataataataataataataataataataataataataataataataataataataataataataataataataataataataataataataataataataataataataataataataataataataataataataataataataataataataacaacaataacaacaacaataataataataataataataataataataataataataataataataataataataataataataataataataataataataataataataataataataataataataataataataataataataataataataataataataataataataataataataataataataataataataataataataataacaataataataataataataataataataataataataataataataataataataataataataataataataataataataataataataataataataataataataataataataataataacaataacaacaacaataataataataataataataataataataataataataataat